The sequence AATGTCGGGGTCAAGGTCGCGGCGCTGATGACGGCGGAGATCGTCGAGCGCCGGCTGAAGCTGCCCGAGGGCACCGACCGCGTGCTGATGCCCGGCCGCTTCCGCGGCGATCTCGACCGGCTGCAGCGCTTCTTCGGCGTGCCCTTCACCCGTGGCCCCGACGAGATGGCCGATTTGCCGGATTATTTCGGCCAGAAGCGCCGGGCGGCGGACCTGTCACAGCACGATGTCACCATCTTCGCCGAGATCGTCGACGCCACCGTGCTCGATATCGACGCGCTCATCGCCCGCGCCCTGTTCTTCAAGGGCGAGGGCGCCGATGTGATCGACCTCGGCTGCCTGCCGGACACGCCGTTTACGCATCTGGAAGAAGCCATCGCCGCCCTGCACGAGCAGGGGCTGAAGGTCAGCGTCGATTCCTTCGATCTCACCGAGCTCACCCGCGCCACCCGCGCCGGCGCGGATTATCTGCTCAGCCTGAACGAGAACACGCTCGACGTGGCGAAGGAAGGCCCCGCCGTCCCCATTCTCGTGCCGGCGACGCAGGGCGACCTCGCTTCGCTCTGCCGGGCGGTGGATACCTGCCTCGCCTCCGGCCAGCGCTTCTATGCCGACCCGATCCTCGACCCGATCCATTACGGCTACACCGCCTCCGTGGTGCGCTATGCCGAGCTGCGCCGGCGCTACCCCGACATTCCCATCCTCATGGGCATCGGCAATGTCACCGAGCTGACGGATGCGGACACCACCGGCATCAACGCCATACTCATGGGCATGATCTCGGAGCTGCGCATTCAGGCGGTGCTGGCGGTGCAGGTGAGCCCGCATTGCCGCACGGCGGTGCGCGAATTCGACCGGGCGCGGCGGGAATATTTCGCCGCCCGCCAGGCCGGCGCGCTGCCGCAAGGCTTCGGCGGCGGGCTGATGGCGCTGCGCGAC comes from Ancylobacter polymorphus and encodes:
- a CDS encoding DUF6513 domain-containing protein, translated to MAENPAPPGRPEKVALVTGSLAEPRLTKIAGEIADASLAPVVVNVGVKVAALMTAEIVERRLKLPEGTDRVLMPGRFRGDLDRLQRFFGVPFTRGPDEMADLPDYFGQKRRAADLSQHDVTIFAEIVDATVLDIDALIARALFFKGEGADVIDLGCLPDTPFTHLEEAIAALHEQGLKVSVDSFDLTELTRATRAGADYLLSLNENTLDVAKEGPAVPILVPATQGDLASLCRAVDTCLASGQRFYADPILDPIHYGYTASVVRYAELRRRYPDIPILMGIGNVTELTDADTTGINAILMGMISELRIQAVLAVQVSPHCRTAVREFDRARREYFAARQAGALPQGFGGGLMALRDRKPYAASPEEIARLAGEVRDRNFRIDVTEAGIHIYNRDGHHVASEPFALFPHLGVEADGAHAFYLGVETARAEIAYKLGKRYAQDEGLKWGAAGEIAGSPEEAHRLTFKEAGTTLQAKASTKAAPKAGETP